From Desulfomonilia bacterium, a single genomic window includes:
- a CDS encoding DUF86 domain-containing protein: MQRELAHLLDILTMANDAISFTSGMNKEAFSKDRKTQYAVIRCLEVIGEAAKRIPDDFRNAHPEVPWKQLTEMRDILIHSYDKVNVDIVWETVEKDLPDILNKLSPIIKP; this comes from the coding sequence ATGCAGCGTGAACTTGCCCATCTGCTGGATATCCTCACTATGGCGAATGATGCAATCTCGTTCACCTCAGGAATGAATAAAGAGGCTTTCAGCAAGGATAGAAAAACTCAATATGCAGTTATACGCTGCCTTGAAGTAATAGGAGAGGCGGCAAAGAGAATTCCTGATGATTTCAGAAATGCTCACCCGGAGGTTCCATGGAAGCAACTTACAGAAATGAGAGATATTCTTATCCATTCCTATGATAAGGTTAATGTTGATATTGTTTGGGAAACAGTTGAAAAAGATTTGCCGGACATACTTAACAAGCTCAGTCCTATTATCAAGCCTTGA
- a CDS encoding nucleotidyltransferase family protein: MIKPRIRVPKKKVEAFCRKWNVKEFSLFGSVLRDDFKPDSDVDVLVSFGEGSNYSLLNIVEMKDELKAIFGRDIDLVIKKSIEESSNYIRRDSILSSSEVLYAA, encoded by the coding sequence ATGATTAAACCAAGAATAAGGGTGCCGAAAAAGAAAGTGGAAGCATTCTGCCGGAAATGGAATGTTAAGGAGTTTTCACTTTTCGGCTCTGTTTTGAGAGATGATTTCAAGCCCGACAGCGATGTTGACGTTCTCGTTTCATTTGGCGAAGGCTCTAACTATTCGCTTCTCAATATCGTTGAGATGAAGGACGAGCTGAAAGCTATTTTCGGCAGGGACATTGACCTTGTGATTAAAAAAAGCATTGAAGAAAGCTCAAATTACATAAGGCGGGATTCAATACTGTCTTCCAGCGAGGTTCTTTATGCAGCGTGA
- a CDS encoding metallophosphoesterase: MISMRNRTLLAGLLILFVSMTSCVKKIETDLKSKLETRPAWPETRFIVMSDLHYYDPALGISGKAFQEYVADDRKLLKESQEILTQAISDVSKETADFVIICGDLTKDGEMVTHTAVARYLGILKQSGKAVYVIPGNHDVANGMAVKYTGDKSERVPNISAEQFTEIYAPFGYQAALDRDRHSLSYLAEPKPGLWLLALDSCRWKENPAQGHPVTGGVFSADTMSWIKDILTRAKNENKAVLAMMHHGVLEHYPTNEKNYPEYLVKDYDKIARMFAGYGVPLVFTGHFHAQDITEKTYEGGKLFVFDVETGSLVTYPCPYRIVTITKDQQADIQSRFVMSIPSHPNDFREFAERYVYEGTINMANDALTGYHVAPADQKIISPQISRAYVTHLKGDEQKPAVVRNTDGLSLWGSFIFFMRGSLIEGWWTDLPPQDNHVNINLITGEVS; the protein is encoded by the coding sequence ATGATATCGATGAGAAACCGAACGCTGCTTGCAGGGCTGTTGATTTTGTTCGTCAGCATGACTTCATGCGTCAAGAAAATCGAAACTGATCTGAAATCGAAACTCGAGACACGGCCTGCGTGGCCTGAAACCCGCTTCATCGTTATGTCTGACCTGCATTATTATGACCCGGCATTAGGCATTTCAGGAAAGGCCTTTCAGGAATACGTTGCTGACGACCGCAAACTTCTCAAAGAAAGTCAGGAGATACTGACTCAGGCAATATCAGATGTCTCAAAAGAAACCGCCGATTTCGTGATAATCTGCGGAGATTTGACCAAGGATGGCGAAATGGTCACACATACGGCGGTAGCCCGTTATCTTGGAATTCTGAAACAATCCGGGAAAGCCGTTTATGTGATTCCGGGCAATCATGATGTGGCAAATGGCATGGCCGTCAAATATACAGGGGACAAGAGCGAACGGGTTCCCAATATCAGTGCGGAGCAGTTCACAGAAATCTATGCGCCCTTCGGGTATCAGGCGGCTCTGGATCGGGACCGGCATTCCTTGAGCTATCTGGCCGAGCCGAAGCCGGGTTTGTGGCTTTTAGCCCTTGATTCCTGCCGCTGGAAAGAGAATCCGGCTCAGGGCCATCCGGTAACGGGCGGGGTTTTTTCCGCGGATACCATGTCATGGATCAAGGATATCCTTACCCGTGCCAAGAATGAAAACAAAGCAGTTCTGGCCATGATGCATCATGGCGTGCTGGAGCATTATCCCACCAATGAAAAGAACTATCCGGAATATCTCGTAAAGGATTATGATAAAATAGCACGGATGTTTGCCGGATACGGCGTACCCCTTGTTTTTACAGGTCATTTTCATGCACAGGACATTACGGAGAAAACCTATGAAGGCGGCAAGCTCTTCGTGTTCGATGTGGAGACCGGATCGCTGGTCACATATCCATGCCCCTACCGAATTGTCACTATTACAAAGGATCAGCAGGCGGATATCCAATCGCGTTTCGTCATGTCGATTCCCTCTCACCCGAATGATTTTCGCGAATTCGCAGAACGCTATGTATATGAGGGCACCATCAATATGGCAAATGATGCATTGACTGGCTATCATGTCGCGCCGGCCGATCAGAAAATCATCAGTCCGCAAATATCACGGGCGTATGTAACCCATCTGAAAGGTGACGAACAGAAGCCGGCGGTGGTCCGGAACACCGATGGATTATCTCTGTGGGGCAGCTTCATTTTCTTCATGCGGGGAAGCCTGATTGAGGGCTGGTGGACCGATCTGCCGCCTCAGGACAATCATGTGAATATCAACTTGATTACGGGCGAGGTATCCTGA
- a CDS encoding amidohydrolase family protein translates to MNKHSVSVLTVLYAVTVFLTLGIQPALAQQYDIVIHQGRVVDPETNLDAVRDIGINGGKIAAISEAPLHGKKNINARGLVVTPGFIDLHCHAINVPSNWMQAFDGVTTALELEAGSFPIAKAYDVAEKKHLPLNYGFSVSWAMARLQVVDHVELDGTFETALKNFGQPGWGKLLPEETSREVVAAIEQGLNEGGLGIGLLIGYAPDSNREEYLAVNRLAAKYDVPTFTHIRPSYEYEPDGAMEGILEVLGVAAATSAHMHICHIISSTVHKVNDALDAVHTAQRQGLKITAEAYPFGWGSTAIGSPFYDPANLPRMGIGPSDIYYAKTNEHIASVERLAEIRQKDPGGLAVALFLDENKPDQMKFIDDSILSPDMMIASDAMPYTIDGRTVSSDVWPLPHEAYAHPRSTATFTRVLERYVKEKKAMTVSEFVRRASLLPANLVALAAPEAKRKGRLQVGMDADIAVFDLDGIKVRATYENPRTPSSGMRYVMVGGRFIISDGKLLTGVRPGRPLRGPTR, encoded by the coding sequence ATGAATAAACATTCCGTTTCCGTATTGACCGTTCTTTATGCCGTAACTGTCTTCTTAACGCTGGGAATACAGCCGGCATTGGCCCAGCAGTACGATATCGTTATTCATCAAGGCAGAGTCGTCGATCCGGAAACCAACCTCGATGCGGTTCGCGATATCGGCATCAATGGCGGAAAAATAGCCGCTATAAGCGAAGCGCCGCTTCACGGCAAGAAAAACATCAATGCCCGCGGACTGGTTGTAACACCGGGATTCATTGACCTTCATTGTCACGCGATAAACGTCCCGTCAAACTGGATGCAGGCCTTCGATGGGGTAACGACGGCGCTTGAACTCGAGGCCGGATCGTTCCCGATAGCCAAGGCGTATGACGTGGCTGAGAAAAAACATCTTCCGCTGAACTACGGTTTCAGCGTTTCTTGGGCTATGGCCAGGCTGCAGGTGGTCGATCACGTCGAGCTGGACGGAACGTTCGAGACCGCCCTGAAGAATTTCGGTCAGCCGGGATGGGGCAAATTGTTGCCGGAAGAGACTTCCCGCGAGGTTGTCGCCGCAATTGAACAGGGGCTGAATGAAGGCGGTTTGGGGATAGGGCTACTGATCGGGTATGCCCCTGATTCGAACCGTGAAGAGTATCTTGCCGTAAACCGTCTTGCCGCAAAATACGATGTTCCCACCTTTACGCATATCCGGCCGAGCTACGAATACGAACCGGATGGGGCCATGGAAGGTATTCTTGAGGTGCTGGGGGTGGCGGCCGCCACGAGCGCCCATATGCACATCTGCCACATAATCAGCTCAACCGTGCACAAGGTTAATGATGCGCTCGATGCCGTGCACACGGCCCAGCGCCAGGGCCTGAAAATAACAGCCGAGGCCTATCCGTTCGGGTGGGGATCGACGGCGATCGGCTCGCCGTTCTATGATCCGGCGAATTTGCCGCGCATGGGCATCGGCCCCTCTGACATCTATTATGCCAAGACCAACGAGCATATCGCATCCGTTGAACGTTTGGCCGAGATTCGTCAGAAGGACCCTGGCGGCCTCGCTGTTGCGCTCTTCCTGGATGAAAACAAACCTGACCAGATGAAGTTTATCGACGACTCCATCCTGAGCCCGGATATGATGATCGCATCGGATGCCATGCCGTACACCATAGACGGGCGCACAGTAAGCAGTGATGTCTGGCCGCTGCCACATGAGGCGTATGCACACCCGCGGTCTACAGCAACCTTTACACGCGTGCTTGAGCGTTATGTTAAGGAAAAGAAGGCCATGACCGTGAGCGAATTCGTCCGTCGTGCGAGCCTTCTTCCCGCAAACCTGGTGGCCCTGGCCGCGCCCGAGGCGAAGCGAAAAGGCCGGCTGCAGGTGGGCATGGATGCAGACATCGCCGTCTTCGACCTTGACGGGATCAAGGTAAGGGCCACGTATGAAAATCCCCGTACCCCATCGTCAGGAATGCGCTATGTCATGGTGGGCGGACGGTTTATTATCTCCGACGGGAAACTGCTCACCGGTGTCCGTCCGGGCCGCCCGTTGCGCGGACCCACCCGCTGA
- a CDS encoding ABC transporter permease: MLWNTILLALRDIRRNLMRSFLTILGIIIGVGAVITMVTLGNGTTEQVKEQISSMGSNMLMITPGKRLGPGQSSSTVPFKLSDGEAIAREINSVSAVAPVSTTSVKAIFSNQNWTTQITGSNNQYFKVTNRQIKEGREFNDSEIRIGTPVCIIGETVSKKLFGSQDPVGERIRLEKLTCEIVGVLEGKGQSSMGTDQDDIVIIPLALYQRRISGNQDVNLIQISIKEGVSTEKAKTDITQLMRERRHLSDSDDDNFTVMDMKEIINMLTGTTKMMTGLLSAVAAVSLLVGGIGIMNIMLVSVTERTREIGIRLAIGAFEKEVLMQFLVESVVLSSLGGLTGIILAIVGSILLSSLLKVPFVFNLEIVVIAFLFSAAVGVIFGYFPALKAARLDPIEALRHE, translated from the coding sequence ATGCTGTGGAACACCATACTACTGGCCCTTCGTGATATAAGAAGAAACTTGATGAGATCATTTCTCACCATCCTTGGCATTATAATCGGGGTCGGCGCCGTCATCACAATGGTGACCCTTGGCAATGGCACGACCGAACAAGTCAAAGAACAGATCAGCAGCATGGGAAGCAATATGTTGATGATTACTCCGGGCAAGCGTCTTGGTCCCGGACAATCCTCAAGTACCGTCCCTTTCAAGCTCTCGGACGGGGAAGCGATTGCCAGGGAGATAAATTCAGTGTCGGCTGTTGCGCCTGTTTCAACGACTTCGGTCAAGGCGATCTTCAGCAATCAGAACTGGACCACACAGATTACCGGAAGCAATAACCAGTATTTTAAAGTGACAAACCGGCAGATAAAAGAAGGCCGGGAGTTCAACGACAGCGAAATCCGCATAGGTACACCTGTCTGCATCATAGGCGAGACAGTGAGCAAGAAGCTGTTCGGTTCTCAGGACCCGGTCGGAGAACGAATCAGGCTTGAGAAGCTCACCTGCGAAATAGTGGGTGTTCTTGAGGGAAAAGGCCAGAGTTCCATGGGCACGGACCAGGACGACATCGTAATCATACCGCTTGCATTATATCAGAGGCGCATCTCAGGAAACCAGGACGTAAACCTTATCCAAATCTCAATAAAAGAGGGTGTTTCTACAGAAAAGGCGAAAACCGACATCACGCAATTGATGCGTGAACGCAGGCACCTCTCGGACAGTGACGATGACAACTTCACCGTAATGGACATGAAGGAGATCATTAACATGCTCACCGGAACCACCAAGATGATGACCGGGCTATTGAGCGCCGTTGCCGCAGTCAGCCTTCTTGTGGGAGGTATCGGCATCATGAACATCATGCTTGTTTCCGTGACTGAGCGTACCCGTGAAATCGGAATCCGTCTCGCCATCGGCGCTTTTGAAAAAGAGGTACTGATGCAGTTTCTGGTTGAATCGGTAGTGCTGTCCTCACTTGGCGGGCTTACGGGAATCATCCTTGCCATTGTCGGTTCTATATTGCTTTCTTCGTTGCTTAAGGTTCCGTTTGTTTTCAACCTGGAAATCGTGGTGATTGCGTTTTTATTTTCAGCCGCTGTAGGAGTGATATTCGGTTACTTCCCGGCGCTGAAGGCTGCCAGGCTTGACCCAATTGAGGCTTTGAGACACGAATAA
- a CDS encoding ABC transporter ATP-binding protein, whose product MPDNNGSASIPLIELKGVTKTYGKGQAAMQALRGISLSIDKGEFVAVMGPSGSGKSTCMNILGCLDTPSSGIYSFKGVDVGRLSRAQRTRLRRFYLGFVFQGYDLLGRTSALENVELPLIYRGESARIRREKSLGALETVGLNGWESHTPAELSGGQQQRVAIARAIVTEPMVLYADEPTGNLDTARSKEIMDLLIRLNTDLGMTIVMVTHEPDMAEYAKRIIHFVDGLVDSDNYNRR is encoded by the coding sequence ATGCCGGACAATAACGGATCAGCATCGATCCCTCTGATAGAACTTAAAGGCGTCACCAAGACATACGGCAAAGGCCAGGCTGCCATGCAGGCGCTGAGGGGCATCAGCCTCAGCATCGATAAGGGCGAGTTCGTTGCAGTCATGGGGCCCAGCGGTTCGGGAAAATCCACGTGTATGAATATCCTGGGTTGCCTGGATACGCCGAGCAGCGGAATATACAGCTTCAAAGGCGTAGATGTCGGAAGGTTGAGCCGTGCCCAGCGCACACGCTTGAGGCGTTTCTATCTCGGGTTTGTATTCCAGGGTTATGACCTGCTGGGCCGTACCTCCGCCCTTGAGAATGTGGAACTTCCGCTAATCTATCGGGGGGAATCAGCACGCATCAGGCGCGAAAAGTCATTGGGGGCCCTTGAAACCGTCGGACTCAATGGATGGGAGTCCCATACGCCGGCCGAACTTTCCGGCGGACAGCAGCAGCGTGTCGCCATCGCCCGTGCAATAGTGACCGAACCAATGGTTCTTTATGCTGATGAACCGACAGGAAATCTTGATACAGCCAGAAGCAAAGAAATAATGGACCTTCTCATAAGACTCAACACCGATCTCGGAATGACCATCGTCATGGTGACACATGAACCAGATATGGCGGAATATGCAAAACGTATAATCCATTTCGTGGACGGACTCGTTGACTCCGATAATTACAATAGGAGATAA